A window of the Scylla paramamosain isolate STU-SP2022 chromosome 34, ASM3559412v1, whole genome shotgun sequence genome harbors these coding sequences:
- the LOC135090239 gene encoding FAD-linked sulfhydryl oxidase ALR-like isoform X1 encodes MEARRGPADTEPLPASPAKPCRTCVDFRSWMKSQRARGEEEARPGKTNGTTEDGAATATLAAAAATASGAVAATASGSSTCQGSQANSTSSSTSPQKNDVQDEGDPPLWGDAAKYGCPADSLALGHGTWRLLHTMAAYYPNQPSSQQQQDMRSFITLFSKFYPCPPCAEDFREWLKTNTPKVESRSSLSQWFCEAHNEVNRKLEKPLFDCRRVNERWLDGWVDGSCD; translated from the exons ATGGAGGCGAGACGCGGTCCTGCAGACACTGAGCCCCTCCCAGCCAGCCCCGCCAAGCCCTGCAGGACCTGTGTAGACTTCAGGTCGTGGATGAAGAGTCAGCGGGcccggggagaggaggaagccaGGCCGGGTAAG ACTAATGGTACCACAGAGGatggagcagcaacagcaacactggcagcagcagcagcaacagcatcaggAGCAGTGGCAGCAACAGCATCAGGTAGCTCAACATGTCAGGGGTCACAGGCAAACAGCACCTCATCTTCCACTAGTCCTCAAAAGAATGATGTTCAAGATGAGGGGGATCCACCACTctggg GAGATGCAGCAAAATACGGATGCCCAGCAGACAGTTTGGCACTGGGACATGGCACTTGGCGGCTCCTGCACACCATGGCAGCTTACTACCCCAACCAGCCTTCCTCCCAGCAGCAGCAAGACATGCGTTCCTTCATCACACTCTTCTCCAAGTTCTACCCATGTCCACCATGTGCAGAGGACTTCAGGGAATG gcTGAAGACTAACACCCCTAAAGTGGAGTCCCGCAGCAGCCTCTCCCAGTGGTTCTGTGAGGCCCACAATGAGGTCAACAGGAAGCTGGAGAAGCCACTCTTTGACTGCAGACGTGTCAACGAGCGGTGGCTTGACGGCTGGGTGGACGGCTCGTGTGACTGA
- the LOC135090239 gene encoding FAD-linked sulfhydryl oxidase ALR-like isoform X2 gives MIQTNTPVRFTGGAIVGLRTNGTTEDGAATATLAAAAATASGAVAATASGSSTCQGSQANSTSSSTSPQKNDVQDEGDPPLWGDAAKYGCPADSLALGHGTWRLLHTMAAYYPNQPSSQQQQDMRSFITLFSKFYPCPPCAEDFREWLKTNTPKVESRSSLSQWFCEAHNEVNRKLEKPLFDCRRVNERWLDGWVDGSCD, from the exons ATGATTCAGACAAATACTCCAGTCAGGTTTACCGGTGGTGCTATAGTAGGATTACGG ACTAATGGTACCACAGAGGatggagcagcaacagcaacactggcagcagcagcagcaacagcatcaggAGCAGTGGCAGCAACAGCATCAGGTAGCTCAACATGTCAGGGGTCACAGGCAAACAGCACCTCATCTTCCACTAGTCCTCAAAAGAATGATGTTCAAGATGAGGGGGATCCACCACTctggg GAGATGCAGCAAAATACGGATGCCCAGCAGACAGTTTGGCACTGGGACATGGCACTTGGCGGCTCCTGCACACCATGGCAGCTTACTACCCCAACCAGCCTTCCTCCCAGCAGCAGCAAGACATGCGTTCCTTCATCACACTCTTCTCCAAGTTCTACCCATGTCCACCATGTGCAGAGGACTTCAGGGAATG gcTGAAGACTAACACCCCTAAAGTGGAGTCCCGCAGCAGCCTCTCCCAGTGGTTCTGTGAGGCCCACAATGAGGTCAACAGGAAGCTGGAGAAGCCACTCTTTGACTGCAGACGTGTCAACGAGCGGTGGCTTGACGGCTGGGTGGACGGCTCGTGTGACTGA